A section of the Ranitomeya imitator isolate aRanImi1 chromosome 7, aRanImi1.pri, whole genome shotgun sequence genome encodes:
- the LOC138645943 gene encoding parvalbumin beta-like encodes MSLIRDIVSQEVIDKGLEALKDVNNFPAVNFFRAMGFQHTSRDNIKKIFDFLDREKRGFIEIDEVGNILGYFNPGARKLTPSESEVFMKAGDPNNTGKISFAGFSAMVNPSN; translated from the exons ATGTCGTTAATTAGAGACATTGTATCTCAAGAAGTTATTGAtaaaggcttggaagccctaaaag ATGTCAACAATTTTCCGGCCGTAAATTTCTTCAGAGCAATGGGTTTTCAACACACATCGCGTGATAATATCAAAAAGATTTTCGATTTCCTGGACAGAGAGAAAAGAGGATTCATTGAGATAGATGAAGTTGG AAATATACTGGGCTACTTCAATCCTGGTGCCAGGAAGCTGACTCCCTCTGAGAGTGAAGTTTTCATGAAAGCTGGTGACCCTAATAATACAGGCAAAATTTCATTTGCTG GTTTCTCTGCAATGGTGAATCCATCAAATTAA